A region of Bombilactobacillus folatiphilus DNA encodes the following proteins:
- a CDS encoding aldo/keto reductase has translation MAEIATLTLNNGVKMPQEGFGVYQIDDLETCKQAVKDALEIGYRSLDTAQAYHNEEAVGAAIAESSVDRQDIFLTTKVWISNYGYEQTKASVEESLRKLQTDYLDLVLLHQPYGDYYGAYRALEDMYEEGKLRAIGVSNFYPDRYVDLVKFNRIVPAVNQLETHVFHQRQIDREYLQKYGTQIESWGPFAEGRNDFFNNATLKEIGAEHDKTAAQVALRFLIQEGVVIIPKSTHQKRMQENLDIWDFALTAAEIEQITALDTKTSLFFDHADPQRVESVTQFTL, from the coding sequence ATGGCAGAAATAGCAACTTTGACGTTAAATAATGGGGTCAAAATGCCCCAAGAAGGTTTTGGAGTTTACCAAATTGATGATTTAGAAACTTGCAAACAAGCAGTCAAGGATGCCTTAGAGATTGGGTATCGTTCTTTAGATACCGCGCAGGCCTATCATAATGAGGAGGCAGTGGGTGCCGCAATTGCCGAAAGTTCAGTCGATCGCCAAGATATTTTTTTGACGACAAAAGTTTGGATTTCCAATTATGGTTATGAGCAAACAAAAGCTTCAGTTGAGGAATCTTTGCGCAAATTACAAACCGATTATTTGGATTTGGTGTTATTACATCAACCTTATGGTGATTATTATGGTGCTTATCGCGCTTTAGAAGATATGTATGAGGAGGGGAAGCTTCGCGCGATTGGAGTGTCGAATTTTTATCCAGATCGTTATGTTGATTTGGTAAAATTTAATCGGATTGTTCCCGCCGTTAATCAGTTAGAGACGCATGTGTTTCATCAGCGCCAAATTGATCGGGAATATTTACAAAAATATGGTACGCAAATTGAATCTTGGGGACCATTTGCGGAAGGACGCAACGACTTTTTCAATAATGCGACGTTAAAAGAAATTGGCGCTGAGCATGACAAAACGGCCGCTCAAGTGGCGTTACGCTTCTTAATTCAAGAAGGCGTGGTAATTATTCCTAAATCAACCCATCAAAAGCGCATGCAAGAGAATTTAGATATTTGGGATTTTGCATTAACCGCTGCTGAAATCGAACAAATTACAGCTTTAGATACTAAAACTAGTCTCTTTTTTGACCATGCAGATCCTCAAAGGGTGGAGTCAGTTACGCAATTCACGCTTTAA